Proteins from one Telopea speciosissima isolate NSW1024214 ecotype Mountain lineage chromosome 1, Tspe_v1, whole genome shotgun sequence genomic window:
- the LOC122662971 gene encoding vesicle transport protein SFT2B isoform X2 encodes MWKLNLSLLDGEEEQEGSLFGESDGLCSLSPLQRIYGFAASLVAGLAFMLLSLIVFARPIKFAIMFSFGNILAVGSTAFLIGPGQQIRMMLDSSRIYATAMYIGSVFLALIFALWIHNKVLTLLAMICEICALICRFNT; translated from the exons ATGTGGAAACTCAATCTATCCCTTCTAGATGGAGAGGAAGAGCAAGAAGGGAGCTTGTTTGGCGAATCTGATGGTCTTTGTTCGCTGTCTCCGTTACAG AGAATATATGGGTTTGCAGCGTCTCTTGTTGCTGGCCTGGCTTTTATGCTTCTG TCATTGATCGTTTTTGCCAGACCCATCAAGTTCGCAATAATGTTCAGCTTTGGCAACATATTGGCAGTGGGAAG CACAGCCTTCCTTATTGGGCCAGGACAGCAAATAAGAATGATGCTTGATTCGTCTCGCATTTATGCAACAGCTATGTATATTGGGAGTGTTTTTCTTGCTCTCATTTTTGCACTTTGG ATTCATAACAAGGTCTTAACACTACTTGCTATGATATGTGAGATTTGTGCGCTTATTTG CCGTTTTAATACTTAA
- the LOC122662971 gene encoding vesicle transport protein SFT2B isoform X1: MWKLNLSLLDGEEEQEGSLFGESDGLCSLSPLQRIYGFAASLVAGLAFMLLSLIVFARPIKFAIMFSFGNILAVGSTAFLIGPGQQIRMMLDSSRIYATAMYIGSVFLALIFALWIHNKVLTLLAMICEICALIWYGLSYIPFARRMVSELFISCCDTEI; encoded by the exons ATGTGGAAACTCAATCTATCCCTTCTAGATGGAGAGGAAGAGCAAGAAGGGAGCTTGTTTGGCGAATCTGATGGTCTTTGTTCGCTGTCTCCGTTACAG AGAATATATGGGTTTGCAGCGTCTCTTGTTGCTGGCCTGGCTTTTATGCTTCTG TCATTGATCGTTTTTGCCAGACCCATCAAGTTCGCAATAATGTTCAGCTTTGGCAACATATTGGCAGTGGGAAG CACAGCCTTCCTTATTGGGCCAGGACAGCAAATAAGAATGATGCTTGATTCGTCTCGCATTTATGCAACAGCTATGTATATTGGGAGTGTTTTTCTTGCTCTCATTTTTGCACTTTGG ATTCATAACAAGGTCTTAACACTACTTGCTATGATATGTGAGATTTGTGCGCTTATTTG GTACGGTTTAAGTTACATTCCTTTTGCTCGTAGAATGGTCTCTGAATTGTTCATCAGTTGTTGTGACACTGAGATATAG